The genomic segment TACTTACCCAAATCAAATCACTTACTCCAAATGGAATAAGTGCAGCCCAATTGTATTTCACACACATAATTTCAATGGCAATTGCCATGaatttaaaatacacctaaataagtgtcatttaaattaatttctcAAATCCTTTCTCCAAATCAAATGTTTTCCTCCAAATCAAGTCCATCAATCTGTAACTTAAGGAAATGAGTGGATAAGGAAAGGGAACATGGAAATGAGAGAAACTATAAAAGAGAAGAATGGAGAAAGATGATTACTTCCACAAACAATTTATGATGGGGTTTGCTCGTGGGTTttggatttttgaaattttggcaCAAAATAGAGAGAATAAGAACATAGTTTAGAAAATGTGAAAATGGTGAATAGATGATTAATCTTTTATCCGTAATCTCTATCTCAATTTTTATCTGTTAaaccaaatatatataatttattttcacTGTTTCTAATCTTATCCTATCATTTCAATAATTTCAGGATATTTATCAATATATAATCCTGTCACTTCAGCCAAGTCTAGCCTTTTAGAAGAAAAAGATTCACGAAGGCAAAATACTATGGTGGTTTTAAGGATAAAAATGTTTGGTTATCTCTTTTATTTTATAAGTAATTGGATGTAAAGTAGAAAACATACTTTATTGCTGACACTTTCTTCATTGAAATAAAGTGATGAAAGTACCATTTTGTAAACTGAGGTTTTTAAAATTGCTATATCACCTAGATTTTATAAGCTTCTTTGAGATGTCCATTTTGCAAAATTAAGTGATTATTGTTCCTCTAATAGTCTAATTGTTTCTATCGTTCTTTATTTTTTCTTGTGAAGCAGGGGTACTCTTCCATTAAGTTATCAATTGTAAATGGCAAAATCCAAGCAGCTCCAGAGGAAATCTGGTCCTCGACAGCATGCAGTTGGCCTGCACAAGTTATCATCTCGGCATGCAAAGGTCTTTGGAGATCCCCACCATAAGAAGAGAGATGTAAAAGCCTCAGAAAAGAAAGAGTGGGAAGATGCAGTTTGTGCGGTTTGTATGGACTTTCCTCACAACGCTGTGCTATTGCTTTGTTCCTCGTATGAGAAGGGTTGTCGTGCTTACATGTGTGCTACTAGCCATCGATATTCGAACTGTCTTGAGCAGTACAGGAAAGCCTACACTAAAGTCTCCTTAACAAAGAGCACAGAATCATCGCTATGGTCGATTGATGGCACAGAATTTTCTGAACGATCGGGTTTGCATAACGGGAAGAAGGAAACATCTGAGCTTTTATGCCCACTTTGCCGTGGGCCAGTGAAAGGTTGGACTGTGGTGGAACCTGCTCGTAGGTATCTTAACAAGAAGAAACGGACCTGCATGCAGGACAAGTGCTCGTTTCTTGGAACCTATAAGGAGCTTAGGAAACATGTTAAGTCAGAGCACCCTCTGGCACGCCCTCGAGATGTAGACCCTTCACGCGCAGAGAAATGGAAGGAACTTGAGAATGAGAGAGATTTAAGCGATGTGTTCAGCACAATCAGATCAACCATTCCTGGGGCAATCGTCATTGGCGATTACGTGATAGAGAGGAGGGGATATCGCAACCTTTCTACGGATTATAGTCAGAATGACTATTTGGAAGATTCTCTCTTTAGCTTCCCGGCATATGGTCGGCGTTGGAATAGTCCTCGGTTATCTCCTAATAATTTTGATGGGGGTTATGACTCTTTGGATGATGTAGATTTTGGTGGGCATCGAGTTCGAGGTTCCTCCCGATTTAGGCGGCCTCGTGCTAGGTTTTTGGTTGGGAGGCAAGCAGAAAGGCATAGAACTGGCAGGTAATGGAGTTCAGTGATTCGACGGTCATGCGCCATGGCTGCATTTGCTattctgtattttttttttgtttacacTCGGTAAAGCCTCAAATTCAGGAATTTACGTGTTGGGAAATTGATACTCGACCACtgaactaattttatttgtCACCATGTCTTTTGGTTAGTACGATAGGTGGTTTCTCGTTTGTACAGTGGTGCTCGAGGCATtcatccttctttgttgagcaAAGATTGTTTAAGATTTTTGATATGCCTGTCATCTGCAGGTCTAGGACCCGAGTCTTTGATGGATCGCTCATCAACGACCGATATGATAATATCCTCGGCACCATTAAAGTACTTCTTTGAATCTGAATTTAGCTCTAAATTGAGGGAATGCTTCATTTCTTTAGTTTTGATTACTCCATGATTCGGATCAACTTTTTTGTTAAATGTTGTATGCTTTGGTAAATGAAGACTTTGGCTAGAAGACAACGATGAGTTGAGCTCTGGTAAACTCATGCTGATTGTTCTGCCGACCCGAAACTTGGCATTTGTGGAACGTACGCTCTCGATATGCCAAGAAACTAGCGCGATTGTAATAatgttttaaaagaaaaaacaatTGAACAAAACATGCCATTATTGCATTTGAAGAATCAGGAGTCATTAGTTCTGAAAGGTACTTGTGTTGTCCGAACAAATTATTTAGAAAAAATCAAAGTGAAAACAATAATCAGCATTCTCCATTTTTGCATTGGCAGGCTGTGGATATCTCCTTCAAGAAACACTTCAATTTCTTCTGCATAAAATAAAACGGACTCTAATTATTGGTACTATACGTTTTCTTTCTTCTCAACGTAAATTCTTGGTAAAGCAATTTTCAAAGAAAAGAGGATCCTCACACAAAAATCAGAATTCCTTGTGCCACTAGCTTTCGTTCTCGACTTTTTCTTCCCCCTCTTTTCTTGTTTGCGTGATCCTTCAACATCTCTATAATCTTCAGTTGCAATTCCCTCGTACTTCCATCTCCCTTTTCTCCAATTAAATCTTGAAAACAGTAATCTTATCTTCTGAATAGCCAGTGGCCATCTCCACCTCTGTTCCAAATGCTCCTCATCATGGTATCTCAACAAGAGAAAGGGGTTTCCAAAATGAAAACTTCTTGAAATTTTGTCTCATTTTACTAAAAATGTAAATCTAATGTTTTAAATAGTGTATCCTAatctttgaaaaaaaaattagacaaaACTCACAGATATGGATCATCTCATCAAATCcacaaaaaatataaacaatatgTATGGTTTCCTTTTAAGTTCAGCTTAGCTGCCCATGGATGAGAATGAGGTTGGAAAGATGCGCAATTTCTGAACATTTACAAGTTTCATTTTTACATTTGGATAGTATCTTGCGGAGAGTGACAATATCCTCCTAATAAATTCGAAAATGATACAACCCATGCATATCCCAGTTACAAGCTCATGTATCATAATTACCTTGTTTTTGGTCTTTGCATTTTCTGAGGGCCGCTGAATTTGCTGTGCATTGCCACGCCTCAGCTCCTGAGCATAAGCAATGAGCTGTGCCCGACGATCGTATCCCCGTTGAGTTCTGAAAATGCGAGTTTTAAAACCAGAAAACGAGTTTGGATTGAATTTCTTGATTTGATCATGATGATCAATATTTTGTTGGGAACCTAGCTTGGATGATGTTTCCATGTAGACACTGATGATAACATGTCCCTCGTCTGGCATCATGTTTGGTAGTAATTCTCCATTTCAGAGCAAATAGTCGTTTTTTACTTGAAACAAGTATTCATGGGGGAGAGCATAGACAGTTGAGATCCTAATAACACTATCCCTTCTGCTGAATATTTGGAAGACAATTTCTTGTAAAGAAAAaatcaactttaaaaatagCATGTCTAGCTGATTGCGCATGCATACGGCATACAAATCTCCTGCCAATGACTCATCGGCTTTCGATTTCAATAACTTCGACCGTTGAGGGGGTCTTCCGTGAGACTACAAATGACCAGTTTCATAATATTAGATGATAGATGTATACCAAATGGTTTACTCTAGGATACTTAATCAATAAAAACTCAAGTCATTGAGTATTTTTAACCCCAAAAAATACAGTAGTCTACTCGAATGGCTATTAATTactacaaaaaaatttaaaagaaaggaaaaatcaGACAAAGCATCATGTCTCTTGTATAGAGATTCTTCATAGTACTAATAcgtacatataaaaaaaaagttgCTCGATGGATACAAATAAATAAACCCATGTTTTCATACCATCCAAGggtttttcaagaaaaatcgtAAACCCTAGGAAGAAAGAGAAAACACATGGGTCAAACTCTTAAGCCTGATCATGATATCATTACCTAAACTCGACAAATCTCTGATTACATCAATTATTCATCACTGTTTCTTCCTCAGAAACCGGGGTGGCATTAAGTTACCAAGAATCACAGGTGGGTGAGGATTTGGATCCGACCCGTTCCTTGGCGGATCCAGTAACACTGGCAGAAACTCCAGTTGGTCACAGGCAAAATTGTAGTGCTGGAACCTCCTAACATATCCCTCCTTGCCCTGAAAAAGAAATAGTCGAATTCAATGGCTGTTCGTGATAAGAATCTATGGGAAAACTGTCATTTTCAATACCTCATATCTGGTATTGTATACCTGGATTTTTGCCCATGTAATTTCGCAGATTTTCTTGGAAGTGAAGGATCCCCTTTCGGTTTGAAAGCTTTCCCACTTGAAATTTTTCAGAATCTCCATGAATTTCACGGCAGCAACAGCAGTTGTGAAGTTGACAAAACCATATCCCAAGTTACCCCACTTCCTATCATTTCATACATCAACCAAAGAAATATTTCAGAACGAATTATTAAAGATAACTTGTAGTGAAGTTTATTTTTGCCGACATTATGTAATTGAATTACCGGAAATCCATTGGCAGATACAGGAAATCATACTCCAGGGAGAAATTAGAGCAGTAATGATCCAGAAAGTTTAACATATAATCTCTCCTAGAAAAGAACACAGAAAACATGCATTACAAACAGTCACGATCAACAGGGACTCACAAGAATTAAATGAACTTTCACATGCTTTGCGCTTCAGGACGTACTTAAATATATCAAATTGTTAGCATCGATGTTTTCCGAAAATAACAGTTGAAGAGGTTAAATGCATGCGCAGAATCAGAGGGTAAAATCCATGCATTCCACTAATATTCGATGAAATTAGATCCGAAATTGGGTTCGTTGATAGACAACGAATGCGTTGTACTTTCAACTAGGAAAATCCGACGAGCACTGAACGCCATAATCTACCAAAAAAACACCCGCAACACCAAAAATCGTACCTCAGCTGGTTGGGAATATTCTTTATCATTACAGTGGTGTTCGGTACTGGTGAATTGCTTCTGGTTATTGGCTCCGATGACTGTAACCACTGAGATCCGACGCTGCGTTCATCGCCGAGTATCTCAGTCTTGAACCTAACCAACTTCCTGGGCCTCCAGTTTAGTTTCGACGGCGATTTCTTCAGGAAACAGAATGGCCTTCCATGCCTTCTGAACCGAGGGTGGAAATTTGTCCTAGCAGCCTCTTTCATCACATCAACTTCGTCCACCTTCTGCTTCCCATCACTCTCCTTATCACCATTAACAAAGGGTATCGTCACCCTCTCACAAAATCCATTCTCAAGAGGACCCGAAGGAGGTAGATAATACAATACACGCTGATCATAGTACGCCGGGTAACAATGAAAATAAGCAGAAAAGGCTGCCATATCAGCAAGATATGCCACCACCGGCTCTGAGACTGCAGATGACTGCAAATGCGGTGTATACATAATGCTACAGATTATTTGAGAGTGTCGGCCAGTAACATTAGGTCTTCGATCATATTGTAAGATTTTGGTGGGCCTCCATTCTCCGGCCTCAGGGTTCAATGGTTTTGAAAGTTCGAAGCTCATCGTGGAAGGTGAAAGATTGCAGTCAGTAATAAAACACGAAGTTAAACCGGTTTCTTATCAAAAATCGGTTCTTTTTTACTTTGTTGCTGCAAATATGGGGAGACTTAAATCTCGCTATGCAGTACTGTAGTTTTCATTTAAAGAAGATGACTTAAGCCATCAACGTGCACAGTGTTTCAGATTTCCAATGATGATGATCGAATTTTATTCAAGTACCGTAAATCCAgtgataatttttataaaaaagaagaagaacagAAAccgaaaattaattaaattaggaaGACGAGAAGCCAAAGAGGCTCACGCTTCTGAACTGAATGGTGGTGTGAAGTATGAATCTGCTGTAATTTCTTACATTACTGCAAAGGATATAACATGTGATTGTGGATCTTGTAATTCAAGAATCAAGATAGAAAATATAATATGATCCCTTTTGATTTTTTGAGAGATCATGATGTAACTAAGTTTTATACATCTTTTTGGAAATgattttacttatttaaaaataacttcaaattttaattatcaataACGAATTAATGAAATATATGGGTTAAATTTTTTTCGTAGTAAATTGAAAATTTGTcatattaaattttgaatattattaaaaatatatattaaattatctCGATGCGTCGGGGATCTAACTACATCATGAACAATAAGCGTGTGTGATCTCTTGATTCGACATAAGTTGatatttttcagtatgaaataatatttttatattattattaatacaaAAAGTGGGATAATTGATTTTAAGCAAAAACAGCATTAAATAGTAATTTGTCATGCTTTAATGTGACGCATATCTTTTCGTACAGTGTCTCTACTTTTATTTAGGCTGTAATTATGATTTATGCCATCGCCATATTTGAATTTTTGTCGATGCCTCTATCATATACTATTATCAGCACATCTCTTGTGTGAcgatttcacgaatctttacaTGTGAAATGgatcaaccataccgatattcataataaaaaataatattcttagcataaaaagtaataatttttcatgcatgactcaaataaaaaaattgtctAATAAAATACGATTTATGAGATCGTtttacacaaatttttatctcttactaTTTATATACCACTTATTCatcaaacaataataataacaataattataTTGTACATGACATATCTCGAGTTGGACGAGCCATATATACAGGAAAGTGGCTAGACAATACAAGTGCTTCCATATGGTGCTTTATCTATTGAGTTTAAACCAATGAGATTGGGTCGTACAAATATTCGAACGAAGGCCCAAATATCTGAACTGGGCACTGAACCCTTAACTTCAACTTAATTTCTCCCAACCCAATTCAGAACGACTTACTTCTTAATATCAGGACCAATTCGAAACCCACTGGGCTTTTTTATAGCCCGATGAAATGGCAATTTTGCGAATGTTTCATGCCACTTCTCGTGACGAGACAAACACGATAATTGCACATTTTTTGACACCTCGTTTGTTACTTTGGATTCGAGTTCAGGTAATAGCGAAATATCTCAATCCCATGTAAAATTAATTTCACActgaaattaataataataataatgatatataataaaattaatagtaataataattaGAAAAACATAATGAAAAAGTGATATTATTGCTTTAGAAAATATTAGAAATTTCATTCGCTTTTATTCGAGAGTATACTTGGTTTAGttgacttaaaataaaagtCTACTATCCATCCAAATCAAAAATTTCCATCATCGTTGAAATACTTTGCCTCAACTTCGAAGACTACTGCGAGAAGAATTTTGatgcaattaatttttttaaaaattatatatttctcCAAATTTCAGTGGCCGTAATTTCAATACTATAATTCAAAGGACATCGATATCAAAAAAGAAGTCAACATTGAAACAAGAAACAAGTGTGTTCATTTATTCTATATTAAATACAAATTATTGTTCGAAAATTACATCTCTTCTGACTTCGAATTTCTTATCTATGGATCATAATCCTCTCTTCACATATCCAAACACTATTTTTTTGACTTTTGAATTTCATGTACATTTCTCTCTTCCCATGTAAGAACCAGAAGTTCTAATGTAGTGGTCGAATTTCTCATATTtaatcaaaaaaatttaaattgtgGACAAGAATTGGACACATCGAAATGTGACAATGTCTCCGTCAAATGTCAAAACCACACCCTCTTCGAACATCAATCGGTGAGACATTTGTACCCCATAAACTTAAATCTCAAGGCAGTTGATTGGGGTATAAATTATTTAAACCTTAGCTCAATCTTCGACAACCTTAATTCACGAAACCAATTATTATGTAATTAATTAAGAATAAACCCACAAAGTAGTATTGTATGGTACATAAAGTTGATTATTCGTACTATGAAAGTTATTTTGTAGGGAAATCGGTGAACAACATAACGAgtgattttactactgtttcCAATTTATTGGAAATTGAAATTCGGCTTATTACGAGTACACCAGACAAGCGCCGCACACAATTGTgacatatatataaaacaaagattaaatatgaaaaataatgGCAAAAGCAACATTATTAGGTTCCATGCATGCACTTGCGTTGTTTGGGGAATTATTACATGATGTAATAATTCAAAAGTTGAGGGCGGCTTTAATTTGTCTGCCTGTGGACAAGTCCAATGTTGGGAATTCTTGCGAGTTCAGCCAACATATTGCCGCTCACCATTTACTTATGTAGGCCTACTCACTCTACTGAAATATATGGCTAATTAATATTTATACACACTCACGTTTTCGAAAAAGGGGAAATTAATTAGACATCGTCGGAGGGATATAATTAGAAGAGACGTGGATGGATTATTTCCCGTATAAAATGAAAGAATACAAATCCGTGAGTTTTAATTGCGAGAAAGCGAATGTGTTTTATGACAATGGCTGGATATGCGTGTACTAAATTAAATGATTCTGGCAGCCCATGCACTGTTGGACCAAACTGAAATTTAACTTTGAGAAAATTTTATCCCATAATATAATCGTTCTATACCATCGCCGAAATGATATTAATTATAAGATCGAGCACTTATCtattatttttaacataaaatataGTTGATAATAACAATGTCAAGCACTTGAGATTGTCTtactttattatttttttaaaaaaaacaagagATAATTTAAttaggaatttttgaaaaacttgtGTTCTCACCTCGGgatgttttattatttaatttatttaattaccaATTAAGTAATATTTcacaatataattaatttttttcccacttcattaataatttttttgccatatttattattattatattgtaATTGTAACAATACAATATGGacacatataaatatattgtcAGCTGACATGGACGGCTGGTCTCCTGTAAAAATTAATTACACAAAAAAGTTAAAAAGGTACGTCCCAAATTGGTGTAAAATTAGTGGTCCAATTGCATGCAAAGTATTAATTAGGGATTATATAATATAAGATAAGGGAGACTTTTGCATTTATTGTTAAATCAAATCCTCGATCCTTTGGTACTTATGTATTCTTGAATTAGGTTTTGTATTCTTTTTATGCACccaatatatttaataaatatatatatacatgcaatgcCTGTTTTGTAAAACAGCGACCCAATAGCAATAGGGTTCTTTCTTCTTTCGGGAGGGAAAAGTTTGAAACCCCAACTTGTTTTAGTTTGCAGTAGCAATACTGATGTGGGTGCTCTGCTatgtttttatttatgtttatatcggattaaatattatttttatacgtGATTCGAATCataaaacaattatttttctGAAACAGTAAGAATATTTCACGAGACAATGCTAAATTGGTAATCGGGTGATGACAAATCACAATATGTCGGAAACTTGCATATTTTAATCTTGAAAAGAGTCAAAAGACCAGGTTTCTctagaaaaacaaaaaattatgattggccagagatactatatatttttattgaagaaTTCTACGTAGAAAtgggaaaaattttaaattaatattatttgtaTATCAAAGGTCGTTGAGTTTAAACAAGCAAGAAAGTGAATGGCACGTTATATTAGGATAACATTTAATTTGACCATTAATCATAAATATTATTGTATTTAGTCATAATAGAATTTGATGATTGACTTCACGTtcacttttattttatttaattttaaaagattatttttataaagCAGTACGTAAATCTTTCGTGAGAATAGTCATTTTTACATTGATAACATCGTTTCTTGATACTTGGTATCGTTTCTTGATACGATTGGTTTAGCGATAAAAGGAAAAAACCAAACAACATAGCCATACAACTTGGTATCTTCTCAACATTTGATGATAAAAACAATATGTGCCAatgtaaatttaatttagtttagcTTTCAATTTGGTCCAAGGAAAAGGGCAAGAAAAGGAAAAGTAAGGGGGGATTGCAGAGTGAGACAGACCCATGCTTAGGATATCTCAGCTTATAGACAACAGTAGATTACCCTTTCAAACACAAGTAGGTCAAAAAAGAGCAGACTCTGTGTATGAACCAACTGGGTCCCCAACAATCTTAATATACTTTGACCCcaacagtaaaaaaaaaaaccaaacctAATTGCCCATTGCTCCAAAAATATCTTGAAGTTCTTAATCTGACGTGTGGCAGTTGTATCTGAATGattaaaaaaagagagaaaagctCGACTTTTTTTTTGCTCAAGAATTTTGAGTAACTTGAGGGAATCGAATGTAATGTAAGTTAAAAGAAGATGGTTAGTAAAACAACAGCGCATCTTTACCATTTGCCTTTCTCTGCTTTTTATGTGTTTAATGTTAATAGAATTCTTACTCAGCTT from the Primulina eburnea isolate SZY01 chromosome 3, ASM2296580v1, whole genome shotgun sequence genome contains:
- the LOC140825667 gene encoding uncharacterized protein, which translates into the protein MAKSKQLQRKSGPRQHAVGLHKLSSRHAKVFGDPHHKKRDVKASEKKEWEDAVCAVCMDFPHNAVLLLCSSYEKGCRAYMCATSHRYSNCLEQYRKAYTKVSLTKSTESSLWSIDGTEFSERSGLHNGKKETSELLCPLCRGPVKGWTVVEPARRYLNKKKRTCMQDKCSFLGTYKELRKHVKSEHPLARPRDVDPSRAEKWKELENERDLSDVFSTIRSTIPGAIVIGDYVIERRGYRNLSTDYSQNDYLEDSLFSFPAYGRRWNSPRLSPNNFDGGYDSLDDVDFGGHRVRGSSRFRRPRARFLVGRQAERHRTGR
- the LOC140825668 gene encoding uncharacterized protein; the protein is MMPDEGHVIISVYMETSSKLGSQQNIDHHDQIKKFNPNSFSGFKTRIFRTQRGYDRRAQLIAYAQELRRGNAQQIQRPSENAKTKNKRWRWPLAIQKIRLLFSRFNWRKGRWKYEGIATEDYRDVEGSRKQEKRGKKKSRTKASGTRNSDFCKKLKCFLKEISTACQCKNGEC
- the LOC140828078 gene encoding uncharacterized protein, encoding MSFELSKPLNPEAGEWRPTKILQYDRRPNVTGRHSQIICSIMYTPHLQSSAVSEPVVAYLADMAAFSAYFHCYPAYYDQRVLYYLPPSGPLENGFCERVTIPFVNGDKESDGKQKVDEVDVMKEAARTNFHPRFRRHGRPFCFLKKSPSKLNWRPRKLVRFKTEILGDERSVGSQWLQSSEPITRSNSPVPNTTVMIKNIPNQLRRDYMLNFLDHYCSNFSLEYDFLYLPMDFRKWGNLGYGFVNFTTAVAAVKFMEILKNFKWESFQTERGSFTSKKICEITWAKIQGKEGYVRRFQHYNFACDQLEFLPVLLDPPRNGSDPNPHPPVILGNLMPPRFLRKKQ